GCCACTGCTGAACTTAAGCTATAAATGTCGTCATGCGCACTAAACTCATCATTACCTGTTGCAATGAGCGCTTGAGCCAACACAGCCATTGTTAAATTTTCATCATTTAAATCAATAGCTCTTTTTAAGCCGATGCTTACATCACCTAAACCAGAGGTATCTGTCGTTTTACCTGCACGTTTGGTTTGAGTCCAACCCGGACCTTGCCAACCTAATTGTAATTCTAAGTCTTTAGCCAAACCTGTACGGAACAACATATCTCCATTTACAGTTACGGTTTTTTGTTTCACGCCATCAACAGTTGACTCTGTATAAGTTGCACTTGGTAAACCTTGTTCCCAAGCTAACTGCCCCACTGGCGTAATCCCTGTTCCGAAGCCTGAACCTGGACGGTCAAACGAGAACTCTGCGGCAAAACTACTTCCTGCAGCAACAGTGGTCAGAGCAAAAGTTAAAATTTGAAATGTTCTCATTCTATATTCCAATCAAGTAGTTAGTTCTTTTGACATTTTTGCTCCATGATGGCGCAATAACTCTAGTGTTTCACGCTCTTCTTGAAGCGCTTCTGACCAATCTATTTCATCAAAATCACAATCAAAGAACAACTGACTGATTGAAGATAAAATGGTGAGTCCTTCTTCATCACGTGTGTTTGGATCAACTTTTTCATCGAGTAAACGTTGAACCGCCGGCGCGCATGCTGAACTTGCTGCATCCCATAGTGGACCATAAAATTCTTCTGCATCCCAAAGATGAACATTTGCCTTTGCCTTAATTAAGGCTTCAAGAATATCGAGATATACTTGTAAGGCTTGTTGCTTTTCTTCTTTTGATAATGGTGTACCAGCTTCATAAGCTTCCGAAACATTTTCCCACCATTTAAAAATTCCATCACAAATAATTGATACTGGCGGTCCTTGTTCCGGATCAATAAAATTTGGATCAAGCCCCTCAGCAAGTAATTTTTGTACTTGCGTAAGTTCTAATTCTTCTATGGCTTTAATTAAAGCCTGCTGCTGGGTGGTTAACATGACCATCTCTCAAAAATATATTAGCGCTATTATGCCTAATCTCTTATGCAGATTTTAGGGGTCAATCGCATTGCATTGCAAATCTAAAGTTGTGAAGAGTTTTTATTAATTTTTTTAATTCTGCATAAAAAAAGCCCCGCAGGGCTTTTTTACAATCTTTTATACTTCATCATCAATGAATTCAGGATGTCCACCTCTCGGGTGCTCCTTTTTCTCAAAAGTATGTTCAAGGCTACGTTTTAGTTTTTCAATCGCGCCATGAATTGAAGCATCGATATTGCCTGCCTTATGGTGTACTGCAACTGGTTTCAAACCAGCAGGACGTGCTTCGATCATACATTGAATGTCTTTGTCGCCACCTTTGTCCCCATTTTCATCGCTAAAATGAACCGAAAAATGCGTAATACGCTCGCTATGACGCTGGAATTCTTGGGCAAGTTCTGCACGTACATAAGTAATTAAACGTTCGCTATTTTGGATGTTTTTATCTGTGCGGATTTCTATATTCATAAATACCATCCTCTCTTTCTTACTGTGGATCTTTTCTATGCAAAACTTTTTTATGTTGGCATGTTTTAAGCATGCATGAACCGACTTCAATTGTACATTTTGATGGTGTAATGGTTTGTTATCTCCTAACTTAAACGTACTGGTTTTAATTTATTTTGAAGATCTTCATACCTTCAATATCAGTCCATCTATAAAAATATGCAAGCTGATTTTTTAAATTTTTATGAAAAATTGAACAAAAGGAGAACAATTGTGAACGAATCTTATCTATCTGGAGCCGAGCTTATTGCACAGATTCAAAAGTCTCCTTATTCACGTGATTTAATCGGTTATCACGGTCAACCACCACAGGTGAAATGGCCCAATAATGCTAAAATTGCCGTGCAATTTGTCTTGAATTATGAAGAAGGTGGCGAAAAACATATTGAGCACGGCGATGATGGCTCAGAGCAGTTTTTATCAGAGATTATTGGTGCTGCAAGCTATTCAGCTAAACATATGTCGATGGACTCTATGTACGAATATGGTTCGCGGGCAGGCTTTTGGCGCATTCATGCTGAATTCCAAAAACGGAAGCTTCCAATGACCATTTTTGGTGTTGCAATGGCACTTGTTCGCAACCCATATATTGTCGAAGCGATTAAGCAAGCTGATTATGATGTAGTTTCTCATGGCTACCGCTGGCTTCACTATCAAGATACCGACATTGAAGTCGAAAAACAGCATATGAAACAAGCTTTGTCGGTTCTAGGAAACTTATTTGAAAATAAAACTATAGGTTGGTACACGGGACGCGATAGCCCTCATACCCGTCAGTTACTTGCAGAATTTCCACAAATTCAATATGACTCTGATTATTATGGTGATGACCTGCCTTTTTGGACGACGCTCACCAATGCTGCGGGTACAACTCGCCCTCATCTCATTATTCCTTACACTCTAGAATGCAACGACATGAAATTCTGCTCACCGGGTGGATTTAATAATTCAGAACAGTTTTTTCAATATTTAAAAGATAGTTTTGATGTGTTGTATGCAGAAGGTGAAACTGCACCAAAAATGATGTCGATTGGAATGCACTGCCGTATTTTAGGGCGTCCAGGTCGTTTTAAAGCATTACAAAAATTTCTAGACTATATTGAAATGCATGATCGTGTCTGGATCTGTCGCCGTCAGGATATTGCAGAGCATTGGTATAAAAATCACATAATTCAATAATTGATTTTTAATTTTCTAAACTCATCAGCGAAACACAAACTACTCTTGGCACTGTTATTGCTAAAACTCTATATGACAACCATGAGTTTAGGTATGACAGTGTTTTTAGCCGAGTTTAATCAAGCCCCACCCGACCAACTCAAGACGCTGTTAAACAACTGCGCCCATATTCCAACTTGGGCCGAAAAAATTATTTCAGAACGCCCCTACTCATCAACATCAGTTCT
This window of the Acinetobacter sp. XH1741 genome carries:
- a CDS encoding transporter; the protein is MRTFQILTFALTTVAAGSSFAAEFSFDRPGSGFGTGITPVGQLAWEQGLPSATYTESTVDGVKQKTVTVNGDMLFRTGLAKDLELQLGWQGPGWTQTKRAGKTTDTSGLGDVSIGLKRAIDLNDENLTMAVLAQALIATGNDEFSAHDDIYSLSSAVAYQYNDLINTAITMRYEVQNSNWAVTAIPTINYKIAGKLSGYSEFVYRKAESQDYQYSLGTGLIYALNKRTQLDASVGVDLDGQDKGYRGGLGMAFLF
- a CDS encoding ankyrin repeat domain-containing protein, which codes for MLTTQQQALIKAIEELELTQVQKLLAEGLDPNFIDPEQGPPVSIICDGIFKWWENVSEAYEAGTPLSKEEKQQALQVYLDILEALIKAKANVHLWDAEEFYGPLWDAASSACAPAVQRLLDEKVDPNTRDEEGLTILSSISQLFFDCDFDEIDWSEALQEERETLELLRHHGAKMSKELTT
- a CDS encoding HPF/RaiA family ribosome-associated protein; translation: MNIEIRTDKNIQNSERLITYVRAELAQEFQRHSERITHFSVHFSDENGDKGGDKDIQCMIEARPAGLKPVAVHHKAGNIDASIHGAIEKLKRSLEHTFEKKEHPRGGHPEFIDDEV
- the puuE gene encoding allantoinase PuuE; protein product: MNESYLSGAELIAQIQKSPYSRDLIGYHGQPPQVKWPNNAKIAVQFVLNYEEGGEKHIEHGDDGSEQFLSEIIGAASYSAKHMSMDSMYEYGSRAGFWRIHAEFQKRKLPMTIFGVAMALVRNPYIVEAIKQADYDVVSHGYRWLHYQDTDIEVEKQHMKQALSVLGNLFENKTIGWYTGRDSPHTRQLLAEFPQIQYDSDYYGDDLPFWTTLTNAAGTTRPHLIIPYTLECNDMKFCSPGGFNNSEQFFQYLKDSFDVLYAEGETAPKMMSIGMHCRILGRPGRFKALQKFLDYIEMHDRVWICRRQDIAEHWYKNHIIQ